The genomic region CAGCAGAGGAGCAACACTGTGCATCTGGTCTCATTGTATCATTTTCTCTCCATCACACAGGGTCAGAGggatggagaggtggaggaggaaaagagggagAAGCCAAAGACGACGTTTGAGGGAGAGAAACTAAAAGAGCTAACGGAAGGTGAATCTGATGTGATCAGCGACGTCATCAACCCGAATGGGCTGCCTGTACAGAACGGCCTCGACGTGGACGTCAAAGAGTTTGGGTAAGAATCTGCGTGACACAAGaggacacacacccacaccttAGAGAAATGATTGGTACCCTTTAGATATTAACCGAACCTCTGCTCCATGCAGTCGCCCCCCGGGCAACATGCCGGCTCCCGGCCCAGAGGGTGATCTGCTGGGCGGTCCCGGCGGCGTAGGGCCTGAGGGTTTGACACCCCTGGGGGGTGGCGGAGGTCCCAAACCTCCTGAGGACTTTTCTGGCGTGGAACAAGGTGGTGTTACCATGGACCCCATGGAGTCGGTGATGGAGCCGCTTCAGTTTGACTACAATTCTCAGATGCCCATGGACTCTGCACCCACTGTGGGCTTATTTGATTACACTAACCAGCAGCAGGTAAGATCACCAGGCAGAGGAGTTATTTAGTGTGTGTTAACAGCGCTCAGCTCACCTATGGTTCACCTTTCTTCATGCTGTTTGCAGCTGTTTCAGAGAAACAATGCCCTAGCAGTGCAGCAGTTAACAGCAGCCCAGCAACAGCAGTACGCACTGGCAGCCGCACAGCAGCCTCACATTGGTAAGTGTGTCTGTGGGACATGCGGGCAGGAGCTCATTCGAGAATAATTTCCTCACTTTCATTGTGCTGAGCATTGTGAAAGTTACAGTTTGATGGAAATACAGTGAATCACTACGTGCCACAGAGCTGACTGAAAAGTCTGTGattgtaaacaaaaacagaggtGACTTTCCCATCGTGACTCATTTTCTGTCTAAACTGCTTGTCAGATGGTTGTATGGCTTCACGCACACATTATCTTTGATGGTGTCGGTGTTGCAGATGCTCCCGAACtaccccaaaacaaacagtcaCGTGCATTTCATGATGACTGGCCAGCTTCTTCTTCTGGTATATTTGTATTCGTAGCACAGGGTTTCCACTAATGTTTTACAAGCCTGGCAGTGCACAGAGTCCTACTTGACCCCCTGGCTCGGTGTATAGACTggctgtttttattgttaaaaataaaataatgcctTAAAGATTGAGATTTGATTAGTAAATATGACATCCTTGCGAGTCTCTTAAGTAGTTATGCCATAGCTTCACAACAAGTCCTGTGATTTTCCTTCATGTATGGTGTAAAGCTCTTTTGCCCTGGTTCACCTTTAccctccttgtgttttccaGGTCTGGCTCCAGCATTTGTGCCCAATCCTTACATCATCAGTGCTGCGCCGCCAGGGACAGACCCATATGCAGCGGGCCTAGCAGCAGCAGCTACGCTCGGTGAGACGTTCTTCTTTTTAGACACGCTGTCACCTCCGTTTAGATTTCTgttaaatgcaaaacaaaaatgtaattttcccaTGTTGATCCATAAATATGGACACTGTTGCCTTATCTCAAAGCTACTTTGTGTATCTGTTTGTGTCTAGGTCCAGCAGTGATGCCCCCCCAGTACTACGGTGTGACCCCCTGGGGTGTCTATCCAGCCAACCTTTTCCAGCAGCAGGCTGCTGCAGCCAACAGTTCAGCCAATCAGCAGGCAGCAGGCCAGGGCCAGCAGAACCAACAGCAGGTCAGTTGGCTGTCCGACAAAAAACTGACACACGGGCTCCCACCGGCTCAAAATATTTCTGTGAGCGCTCGTCTCTCATGCCAGTTAAAAAGTGCATTTAGACAAAGACCTCTTCATTGATTATTAAATGATTATAAGCAAATCAGGGAACTGCTACTTGTTGTTCTCCCATTTGTGCGGTTGAGCTTTGTTTCTTATTCCACACGGAACTAATTCAAAATTTTGCTTTTCTGACTTTCTAAAGGTGATGCGTGCTGGAGGAAGCCAGCGACCTTTGACCCCTAGCCAAGGGCAACAGGGTCAGCAGAATGACCAGCTGGTGGCGGCAGCAGCAGTCAACTCAGCCCTCGCCTTTGGGCAGGGGTTAGCAGCAGGAGTACCTGGTGAGTGCAAAACTATAAACAGCTCAGTTATGAGTTACTGCCGCCTGTCATCTACATGAAAGAAACATGTCAAAATCTTCTTTCTCAGGGTATCCAGTATTGGCGCCCGCAGCCTACTATGATCAGACAGGGGCCCTGGTGGTCAACACGGGAGCCAGGAGTGGCCCCGTCCGCCTCATGGCCCCCGCCTCCGTCATCATATCGCCTTCTGCAGCACAAGCAGGTAAACTAGCAGCTCACTTGGAGCGTGTGGTCAGAAGCCCGGCCTGCCTCTGTTGCAATAAACGAGACTGTCATGCACACAGAACAGCAGATTACAGATTGTGGCATGTTCCAAATGTCCCATCTAACCAGAGCACGCAATTATAGGATTGTGACTATGTACTTTCGAGTCTGGACTTAGATTTGCACAAGGAGTTCCCATGAGGGAGTGTTTCTGAGTTTTAAAAAGCAAGGTTTACGTCACTGATGGAGGTGATTGAAAGCATTGTTAGGGAAGTAAAAGAAATCAATCTTACGATTATCTTCAACGACTCGTTTACTTAACACAATATAcattttttgttgctttatGAGATGATTGACTTGGATTGTTTCCCGTCTCCAGTTgctgctgcagcagcctccGCTGGTGGTGCCAATGGCGGTCTTGGTGGCGGGGCTAATGGTCCTTTCCGTGCCATGACGTCCCAGCAGCCTCAGCAGCAGGGTGGCCCCGGTGGCGCTCTGGGAGGAAGTTCCTTCTACGGATCCTCGTCCCTCAGCTCCTCTTCCCAGAGCTCCTCTCTGTTCTCACAAGGCTCTGCCCAGCCTGGACCAGGGTCTGCCTCCTTGGGCTTCAGCCAGCCAGCCTCATCCTCTCTCGGTGCCACTCTGGGGGCCACGCTGGGAGGGTTTGGCACTGCAGGTGGGAATGCACTCTTTCCAAACGGTATCTTTGGTTCTTTTGGggtcttttaaaataaatctaaGTGACTTGCCAATCAAttttccctctaagctgcgcgcgtgcgcaattgcacactgctggcacggtctctgcacacagaaaatccGCGTtgtgcacacaaaaaaagaaatctaacctgaattgaaattaaaataaatactttaacaattctgttttgcagtgttagtcagtaagtgactggctgctcaagtatgggattagaatgatgccaccttatcccatagtccagccagtgatgcgattcacatttgtatatgcgcagctaatcaacatcgttgacaggctatgacagcgtccttatttgccgacaccggtgttttagctagcaaagcggcgtggctgatgtggagtgaagccacgttaatgacaacgtgcacaaccattggagatgtgagcaggacagatggaacaattgacggtaaaagtgtggactttatatgagtttttaaattgtgtttataggccacgtaaaaccagagttatgataaaaatatatgcaatgtttggttttcttcctgaatgttatcattgtttatatttactgcgggaagaaacagtaaaaacggtgttttataaggaaaatgctgtgtttggagtctaAAGTTAATGTGtagtcttgtgtagttagtgtgtagtgtagtcaatagttttgttgtgtgtgtcagaacaatgaggcgactccTGAATGTtgcaggtgttacaggagtgatacatctcctgttgtcaggcctgcaggtatcaggctgttgttctcctttattgtggacagaaattattttttggagtggcacaaatattttgtgtggcatcaaatttgatgcagaacagctgattgttctgtaaatagtttgaaatgtttatttaaaaaaacgccttggctgcatttttaggtaaacagctgcaaaaaactttgttgtttgcataaacTCTTTTtggaagaagtaactatataattaattgcccaacattggtcattatatactgtattttgcagacagagttacaggactctctcccagaccacagagtcatactcataatacaagtcagagctttattttttttttaaaaaagaaagttttgttttcaaaattggagttcaagttatttttacttccaatagtgttaacatactacacaggtcatgaacaagatttttttttaattttcattgtaagtgggctaaagcagttaattaaaagtagtctaacataaatgtaaatgctgtaatttgattattttaataaaccatgtaacttggatggattcgatgctggcgtgaccacagtgcacacgtctgctgttgctcacagtagtccaagggatcgctcagggagtttgtgtgttcgctcagacacatgaaaaattagagggaacattgttgcCAATGTATAATGTAGCTGTGAGTAGTTAAACTGAATAACAGTTACTGATAAATACTAACAGATAACCCCGATTGAATTCATATCTTTGTCTCCCTCTAGTGGCCAACTCGAGTGGTGGCAGTGGCTCCAGACGGGACTCATTGACAGGCAACAGCGATTTGTATAAACGCACACCTTCCAGCCTCACCCCTATTGGTCACGGAGGATTTTACAACGGCACCCTGGGCTTCAGTCCATCCCCTGGCCCTGTGGGCATGCCTTTACCCAACCAGGGGCCTTCCCATTCCCTCACACCTCCACCCTCCCTGTCCAATCACAGCTCCTCATCCAACCTCAATCTTGGTAAGCATCTTTTCTCTGGATTTTGGGTTAATTAGGAGTGCTGCTGGTTTATAATGATGTTTTATCAGTTGATGGTTTCTTTACTTAACTtaccagaactttttttttaagctttacaTTAATGTAAACAAATATGCATCATTTAGAGTTTATTCTAGTAAAAGATGTGTCTGGCTTAATTGAGAAGCGACTGTTGTTCAGTTTTCCAAACTAACAAATGAAGCTGAAGATTTGTACGGCAGCATGTTTTGAGGAATTAATTATAAATTGTGtcgcagtgttttgttttgcgtgATTGACAGTTGGCAGAGTGAATTTTAATGCAAATCAGtgttgatgaaatgataattaaacaAACTGACAGCCAGGGCGAGGCTTCATTATGACTCGGATGGATTACCTAGCTGTGGCATATTCATTCACATGCATCAGATTTGTCATTCTGTACAGATTCAACCAATCAGAAaggacttttttgtttttttcaaaggaAGAAAACTTAAGCGTGCACTGACATGCTCAGCTAGACACAGAGTTTATCTAAGAACACAGGTTTTTGAGTAGTAATATCCTCTACTGCTCAACTTCAAGGATTAATTCCATATATTTTCAGCTAAGTCTGTGTCAGACAGGCTGAATGATGTTCATTGTATAACTTGCTTTTACTGTTGCAGTACCTATTGGTACTTATTTGTATGTGATGTATTTTTAGGTTCATATTCTCTTAATTTGACTTTGTGACAGTCCCCTTTCTCTCTGACGCCACAGGAGGCCTGACCAATGGCAGTGGGCGTTTCATCTCCGCAGCTCCAGGAGCCGAGGCCAAGTACCGCAACGCCGCCAGCTCGGGCTCCTCCCTCTTTTCCCCCAGCAGCCAGCTCTTCCCATCATCACGGCTACGCTACGGCATGTCGGACGTGATGCCATCAGGCCGGAGCCGCCTGCTCGAGGACTTCAGGAACAACCGCTATCCCAACCTGCAGCTCCGAGACATCGCCGGCCACATCATGGAGTTCAGCCAGGATCAGCACGGCAGCAGGTACGTGTGGGCAGTTACCTCCAGGATCAAATAACACCTTTGAAGTACCCTGAAAGTCTGTCCCATGAGTAATGGCAGTCAGTTGGAGGCCCCAATAACTGCAGGTTAATAGGATACCACACTGTGCACGACAAGTCTGTGACAGGGTGTGTTACTGTGAAACGTCAACTTTTAGGCGTACCACTAGTGCCAGTTAAGTTATAATGA from Pelmatolapia mariae isolate MD_Pm_ZW linkage group LG22, Pm_UMD_F_2, whole genome shotgun sequence harbors:
- the pum1 gene encoding pumilio homolog 1 isoform X2, which encodes MSSVCVLKRKAVLWQDSFSPHHRSTSPSMPVVLSSGGHAPPTGQTPQATPPSQQGVAGAGRSQDDAMVDYFFQRQHGEQPGKHRWPTGDNIHDSQVRSMDELNHDFQALALEGRAMGELLTGKKFWETDDSGKDGPKGIFLDQWRDSAWGASDHSVSQPIMVSRRPGQGFHGGGEVGVGSVMSPRSESGGLGVSMVEYVLSSSPADKLDSCLRKGPYGQRDGEVEEEKREKPKTTFEGEKLKELTEGESDVISDVINPNGLPVQNGLDVDVKEFGRPPGNMPAPGPEGDLLGGPGGVGPEGLTPLGGGGGPKPPEDFSGVEQGGVTMDPMESVMEPLQFDYNSQMPMDSAPTVGLFDYTNQQQLFQRNNALAVQQLTAAQQQQYALAAAQQPHIGLAPAFVPNPYIISAAPPGTDPYAAGLAAAATLGPAVMPPQYYGVTPWGVYPANLFQQQAAAANSSANQQAAGQGQQNQQQVMRAGGSQRPLTPSQGQQGQQNDQLVAAAAVNSALAFGQGLAAGVPGYPVLAPAAYYDQTGALVVNTGARSGPVRLMAPASVIISPSAAQAVAAAAASAGGANGGLGGGANGPFRAMTSQQPQQQGGPGGALGGSSFYGSSSLSSSSQSSSLFSQGSAQPGPGSASLGFSQPASSSLGATLGATLGGFGTAVANSSGGSGSRRDSLTGNSDLYKRTPSSLTPIGHGGFYNGTLGFSPSPGPVGMPLPNQGPSHSLTPPPSLSNHSSSSNLNLVPFLSDATGGLTNGSGRFISAAPGAEAKYRNAASSGSSLFSPSSQLFPSSRLRYGMSDVMPSGRSRLLEDFRNNRYPNLQLRDIAGHIMEFSQDQHGSRFIQLKLERASSAERQLVFSEILQAAYQLMVDVFGNYVIQKFFEFGSLDQKLALAERIRGHVLSLALQMYGCRVIQKALEFIPSDQQVISEMVRELDGHVLKCVKDQNGNHVVQKCIECVQPHALHFIIEAFKGQVFALSTHPYGCRVIQRILEHCLPEQTLPILEELHQHTEQLVQDQYGNYVIQHVLEHGRAEDKSKIVAEIRGNVLGLSQHKFASNVVEKCVTHASRAERAVLIDEVCSLTEGPHSALYTMMKDQYANYVVQKMIDVAEPTQRKIVMHKIRPHISTLRKYTYGKHILAKLEKYYMKNGVDLGPLCGPPNGIM
- the pum1 gene encoding pumilio homolog 1 isoform X1, with amino-acid sequence MSSVCVLKRKAVLWQDSFSPHHRSTSPSMPVVLSSGGHAPPTGQTPQATPPSQQGVAGAGRSQDDAMVDYFFQRQHGEQPGKHRWPTGDNIHDSQVRSMDELNHDFQALALEGRAMGEQLLTGKKFWETDDSGKDGPKGIFLDQWRDSAWGASDHSVSQPIMVSRRPGQGFHGGGEVGVGSVMSPRSESGGLGVSMVEYVLSSSPADKLDSCLRKGPYGQRDGEVEEEKREKPKTTFEGEKLKELTEGESDVISDVINPNGLPVQNGLDVDVKEFGRPPGNMPAPGPEGDLLGGPGGVGPEGLTPLGGGGGPKPPEDFSGVEQGGVTMDPMESVMEPLQFDYNSQMPMDSAPTVGLFDYTNQQQLFQRNNALAVQQLTAAQQQQYALAAAQQPHIGLAPAFVPNPYIISAAPPGTDPYAAGLAAAATLGPAVMPPQYYGVTPWGVYPANLFQQQAAAANSSANQQAAGQGQQNQQQVMRAGGSQRPLTPSQGQQGQQNDQLVAAAAVNSALAFGQGLAAGVPGYPVLAPAAYYDQTGALVVNTGARSGPVRLMAPASVIISPSAAQAVAAAAASAGGANGGLGGGANGPFRAMTSQQPQQQGGPGGALGGSSFYGSSSLSSSSQSSSLFSQGSAQPGPGSASLGFSQPASSSLGATLGATLGGFGTAVANSSGGSGSRRDSLTGNSDLYKRTPSSLTPIGHGGFYNGTLGFSPSPGPVGMPLPNQGPSHSLTPPPSLSNHSSSSNLNLVPFLSDATGGLTNGSGRFISAAPGAEAKYRNAASSGSSLFSPSSQLFPSSRLRYGMSDVMPSGRSRLLEDFRNNRYPNLQLRDIAGHIMEFSQDQHGSRFIQLKLERASSAERQLVFSEILQAAYQLMVDVFGNYVIQKFFEFGSLDQKLALAERIRGHVLSLALQMYGCRVIQKALEFIPSDQQVISEMVRELDGHVLKCVKDQNGNHVVQKCIECVQPHALHFIIEAFKGQVFALSTHPYGCRVIQRILEHCLPEQTLPILEELHQHTEQLVQDQYGNYVIQHVLEHGRAEDKSKIVAEIRGNVLGLSQHKFASNVVEKCVTHASRAERAVLIDEVCSLTEGPHSALYTMMKDQYANYVVQKMIDVAEPTQRKIVMHKIRPHISTLRKYTYGKHILAKLEKYYMKNGVDLGPLCGPPNGIM
- the pum1 gene encoding pumilio homolog 1 isoform X4: MSSVCVLKRKAVLWQDSFSPHHRSTSPSMPVVLSSGGHAPPTGQTPQATPPSQQGVAGAGRSQDDAMVDYFFQRQHGEQPGKHRWPTGDNIHDSQVRSMDELNHDFQALALEGRAMGELLTGKKFWETDDSGKDGPKGIFLDQWRDSAWGASDHSVSQPIMVSRRPGQGFHGGGEVGVGSVMSPRSESGGLGVSMVEYVLSSSPADKLDSCLRKGPYGQRDGEVEEEKREKPKTTFEGEKLKELTEGESDVISDVINPNGLPVQNGLDVDVKEFGRPPGNMPAPGPEGDLLGGPGGVGPEGLTPLGGGGGPKPPEDFSGVEQGGVTMDPMESVMEPLQFDYNSQMPMDSAPTVGLFDYTNQQQLFQRNNALAVQQLTAAQQQQYALAAAQQPHIGLAPAFVPNPYIISAAPPGTDPYAAGLAAAATLGPAVMPPQYYGVTPWGVYPANLFQQQAAAANSSANQQAAGQGQQNQQQVMRAGGSQRPLTPSQGQQGQQNDQLVAAAAVNSALAFGQGLAAGVPGYPVLAPAAYYDQTGALVVNTGARSGPVRLMAPASVIISPSAAQAVAAAAASAGGANGGLGGGANGPFRAMTSQQPQQQGGPGGALGGSSFYGSSSLSSSSQSSSLFSQGSAQPGPGSASLGFSQPASSSLGATLGATLGGFGTAVANSSGGSGSRRDSLTGNSDLYKRTPSSLTPIGHGGFYNGTLGFSPSPGPVGMPLPNQGPSHSLTPPPSLSNHSSSSNLNLGGLTNGSGRFISAAPGAEAKYRNAASSGSSLFSPSSQLFPSSRLRYGMSDVMPSGRSRLLEDFRNNRYPNLQLRDIAGHIMEFSQDQHGSRFIQLKLERASSAERQLVFSEILQAAYQLMVDVFGNYVIQKFFEFGSLDQKLALAERIRGHVLSLALQMYGCRVIQKALEFIPSDQQVISEMVRELDGHVLKCVKDQNGNHVVQKCIECVQPHALHFIIEAFKGQVFALSTHPYGCRVIQRILEHCLPEQTLPILEELHQHTEQLVQDQYGNYVIQHVLEHGRAEDKSKIVAEIRGNVLGLSQHKFASNVVEKCVTHASRAERAVLIDEVCSLTEGPHSALYTMMKDQYANYVVQKMIDVAEPTQRKIVMHKIRPHISTLRKYTYGKHILAKLEKYYMKNGVDLGPLCGPPNGIM
- the pum1 gene encoding pumilio homolog 1 isoform X3 is translated as MSSVCVLKRKAVLWQDSFSPHHRSTSPSMPVVLSSGGHAPPTGQTPQATPPSQQGVAGAGRSQDDAMVDYFFQRQHGEQPGKHRWPTGDNIHDSQVRSMDELNHDFQALALEGRAMGEQLLTGKKFWETDDSGKDGPKGIFLDQWRDSAWGASDHSVSQPIMVSRRPGQGFHGGGEVGVGSVMSPRSESGGLGVSMVEYVLSSSPADKLDSCLRKGPYGQRDGEVEEEKREKPKTTFEGEKLKELTEGESDVISDVINPNGLPVQNGLDVDVKEFGRPPGNMPAPGPEGDLLGGPGGVGPEGLTPLGGGGGPKPPEDFSGVEQGGVTMDPMESVMEPLQFDYNSQMPMDSAPTVGLFDYTNQQQLFQRNNALAVQQLTAAQQQQYALAAAQQPHIGLAPAFVPNPYIISAAPPGTDPYAAGLAAAATLGPAVMPPQYYGVTPWGVYPANLFQQQAAAANSSANQQAAGQGQQNQQQVMRAGGSQRPLTPSQGQQGQQNDQLVAAAAVNSALAFGQGLAAGVPGYPVLAPAAYYDQTGALVVNTGARSGPVRLMAPASVIISPSAAQAVAAAAASAGGANGGLGGGANGPFRAMTSQQPQQQGGPGGALGGSSFYGSSSLSSSSQSSSLFSQGSAQPGPGSASLGFSQPASSSLGATLGATLGGFGTAVANSSGGSGSRRDSLTGNSDLYKRTPSSLTPIGHGGFYNGTLGFSPSPGPVGMPLPNQGPSHSLTPPPSLSNHSSSSNLNLGGLTNGSGRFISAAPGAEAKYRNAASSGSSLFSPSSQLFPSSRLRYGMSDVMPSGRSRLLEDFRNNRYPNLQLRDIAGHIMEFSQDQHGSRFIQLKLERASSAERQLVFSEILQAAYQLMVDVFGNYVIQKFFEFGSLDQKLALAERIRGHVLSLALQMYGCRVIQKALEFIPSDQQVISEMVRELDGHVLKCVKDQNGNHVVQKCIECVQPHALHFIIEAFKGQVFALSTHPYGCRVIQRILEHCLPEQTLPILEELHQHTEQLVQDQYGNYVIQHVLEHGRAEDKSKIVAEIRGNVLGLSQHKFASNVVEKCVTHASRAERAVLIDEVCSLTEGPHSALYTMMKDQYANYVVQKMIDVAEPTQRKIVMHKIRPHISTLRKYTYGKHILAKLEKYYMKNGVDLGPLCGPPNGIM